TGTTTGGTTTTGGAGATGGTTACGCTGGTCTGCTCATACTCCTGCACTGGGATGCTGGTGGTACCGTTGAGCCCGGTCACTGTGGAAGCTGGGTGTCCATTCACAAGCTCCTCTCCACGCGGGGACCCTGTGCCCCCAAAGACCTGAGACAGCGAAGGCCTGGACCTCTTAGGATTGTTCACCACTGTATACAAGGAGTCTTTACTTTTTTCCCCTTTTTCCTTTTTCGTTTTTGTCTGGCCCGTTTTCTTGGACACGGACCTCCCCCTTTCTGAAGTGGTATAACTCTTGTCTGCAGCGGAGTGCAATGAAACCCCATCGTAGTGAACGGAGCGGACTGTACCAATGTCTGTTTTGTGAGTGGTGGCCTGTTCTGTGCTCTGGGCTGACTCTGTAAGCAGCCAGTTGGAACGCATGGGGCTGGCTGCTGCAGTTTGTTTGCTGGAGCTACTTTCTGTGGTGTAGGAGTCGACTGGCACATCTTCGAGGGGAGTGAAGGCTTTAGATGGGAGCTGTTTGATATCCTGCAGTCCAGACAGTTTAAGCTTCTCCATTTCCTCCATCAGCAGCCTGTCGTTTTCAAAGTCCTGAAGTGGCTTTAGGTGGAATCCTCCCCTGTAGTCTAAAAACCCAAGGACAGGATGATTGAGACCTTGCTAGAAAGACCCCTACTTGAAGGATAAACAGCAGAGTACTTTTTACTGACACATGCAGTAGATAGAATGCAGGCACCAGTATACCTGTGTACTTCATCGGCTCCTGGTTTCATGCAAGAAGAAGCAATGCCTTACATTTTAAAGGTTTCATTTATGTACAGCAGGGCTGAACTTACAAAGATATAGCATTTCATGTTCTCTAAAGCAGAGCTCTCCGATGTCACTGCTTAAAGAGCTTGGATTACTGCTCCTTGATTAATTCAATGGAGGAGATGAATTGTAATAGGCATTGTAGTTGTTACTTGCAAGGACTGCTATATGAAAGTACCTGACCGTGCTGTTCTGTTCTACAGGAAATGTTTGTAACATGATGCAGAACTTGCCCTTATCACAGCGTCGTTGTTATCGAGCATGGGCAGAGGAAATAGGACATTTAATATGAAAATAGCTCTTGGGTAGACAAATGCCACTCCTCCCTCCCCCATTACTCCACAGCTGATTAAAAATAGATAATTAGATAAaaatagcaacaacaaaaaaacaggtcCTTTTGCAAGCCGAAATACCACACACTCATCATGTGGAATTCAAACGTTATTTCAGTAGTAGCTCATATCCACTTTTGGAGGTGTAAGTGGCAAGGTGTTCTGTGTTGTTTTGTAAGCCCCAGTGGAAAGGTTCCCATCAtaagggttgtgtgtgtgtaaaatatctgGGGCAGGAGAGATGCAATATAACTGTATCCAGGTCTGATTGCTTGTTACTCAGTTCAGGATGTTACAGACGGAGTTACTGTGGCATCTGCACGTCTAAACTTTCTACACTAGCTCCATACAGTAAAGTCTATCAGTAAAGTCTGTTTTATCAGCCTGGAATTGTACTGATGGATTTATTAATTTGTCACCCAAGATCCTCAGAGGTTGTGAGGTGGATCCAGGAGTCTGATTTGCACTTCCTGGTGAGATTGACTCTCTCACTCACCTACCTCTAGGGCTTCCTTTTTAAATTCAGCTCCACTCATTCAAGGGACATAAGCAGGGTTATCAGGGCTCTGTGCACTCATTGGACTACGCACTGCCAGCCCATATCCATGGCACATAAGCAGGTGTATCGGCTCTACTCAAGCCATGCTGAAAACACAGGGAGAATGCATTCAATGACTGCTGACCTGGGATTGGAGTTATGAGATGTCTTTTAGGTGCCAGTCCGTTCTGGGGGGTCCTGAGGGCTGGAGACcttactggggaaaaaaaagcaagcagGCGGTTTATATAAAATGGCCAGTGTACAGTCCTACAGCGGTATAGacctaaatctgaaggtaccggaACACCACTAAACTATAGATAAAATATAGATATAGATCTAAGTGTCTTTCCCCATGTTGTCCgaatgctttactttacgtgGCAGTGGCAGAACTATGATGTCAGAGCTGCCTATAGAAGACAGTGTGGGAACTGCATTCCGCTGCGCTTTGGCTTGACTGCACCACTGCAGTACTATGAAGCTCTTGTGTGGAGCACTCTCACCTTCCCTACCTGCTCTGCTCTTCAGAATGTCGTACGCTTCAAGCTCAAAAGGAATGACCATGCTGTCAAACCTGCCCAGGTCCGTAGGCAGGATGATTgttctattaaacacacacacaaaaaaaaaaaaaaacctgtcagcaATATAATAAAATTTACATGCTGATGTCTATTTTCCACTTTATCCTTTTCACGAGTGCTGCAAAAGCCATTCATTTACTCTACTTCATTTTGACTGCAGATGAGCAGAATCCACGTGACAGCCCAATATCCAGCGTACCTTATTTATCCAGTGTGCCTTATCCAGCATACTTTATCCAGTGTGCCTTATCCAGCGTGCCTTATCCAGCTTACCTTATCCAGTGTACCTTATCCAGCGTGCCTTATCCAGTGTACCTTATCCAGCGTGCCTTATCCAGCTTACCTTATCCAGCGTGCCTTATCCAGCGTACCTTATCCAGCGTGCCTTATCCAGCTTACCTTATCCAGTGTACCTTATCCAGCGTGCCTTATCCAGCTTACCTTATCCAGCGTGCCTTATCCAGCGTGCCTTATCCAGCGTGCCTTATCCAGCGTACCTTATCCAGCGTGCCTTATCCAGCTTACCTTATCCAGCGTACCTTATCCAGCGTGCCTTATCCAGCTTACCTTATCCAGTGTACCTTATCCAGCGTGCCTTATCCAGCTTACCTTATCCAGTGTACCTTATCCAGCGTGCCTTATCCAGTGTACCTTATCCAGCTTGCCTTATCCAGTGTACCTTATCCAGCGTGCCTTATCCAGTGTACCTTATCCAGCTTACCTTATCCAGCGTGCCTTATCCAGCTTACCTTATCCAGCGTGCCTTATCCAGCGTGCCTTATCCAGCGTGCCTTATCCAGCGTGCCTTATCCAGCGTACCTTATCCAGCGTGCCTTATCCAGCTTACCTTATCCAGTGTACCTTATCCAGCGTGCCTTATCCAGCTTACCTTATCCAGTGTACCTTATCCAGCGTGCCTTATCCAGTGTACCTTATCCAGCTTGCCTTATCCAGCTTACCTTATCCAGTGTACCTTATCCAGCGTGCCTTATCCAGCTTACCTTATCCAGCGTGCCTTATCCAGTGTGCCTTATCCAGCGTGCCTTATCCAGCGTGCCTTATCCAGCGTGCCTTATCCAGCTTACCTTATCCAGCGTGCCTTATCCAGCGTGCCTTATCCAGCGTGCCTTATCCAGCGTGCCTTATCCAGCGTGCCTTATCCAGCGTGCCTTATCCAGTGTACCTTATCCAGCGTACCTTATCCAGCGTGCCTTATCCAGCTTACCTTATCCAGCGTGCCTTATCCAGCGTACCTTATCCAGCGTGCCTTATCCAGCGTGCCTTATCCAGCGTGCCTTATCCAGCTTACCTTATCCAGTGTACCTTATCCAGCGTGCCTTATCCAGCTTACCTTATCCAGCGTGCCTTATCCAGTGTGCCTTATCCAGCGTGCCTTATCCAGTGTACCTTATCCAGCGTGCCTTATCCAGCGTGCCTTATCCAGCTTACCTTATCCAGTGTACCTTATCCAGCTTACCTTATCCAGCTTACCTTATCCAATGTGCCTTATCCAGCGTGCCTTATCCAGCTTACCTTATCCAGTGTACCTTATCCAGCGTGCCTTATCCAGCTTACCTTATCCAGCGTGCCTTATCCAGCGTGCCTTATCCAGCTTACCTTATCCAGCGTGCCTTATCCAGCTTACCTTATCCAGCTTACCTTATCCAGCGTGCCTTATCCAGCTTACCTTATCCAGCGTGCCTTATCCAGCTTACCTTATCCAGCGTGCCTTATCCAGCTTACCTTATCCAGCGTGCCTTATCCAGCTTACCTTATCCAGCGTGCCTTATCCAGCGTGCCTTATCCAGCTTACCTTATCCAGCGTGCCTTATCCAGCGTGCCTTATCCAGTGTACCTTATCCAGCGTGCCTTATCCAGCGTGCCTTATCCAGCGTGCCTTATCCAGTGTACCTTATCCAGTGTACCTTATCCAGCGTGCCTTATCCAGCTTACCTTATCCAGCGTGCCTTATCCAGCGTGCCTTATCCAGCTTACCTTATCCAGCGTGCCTTATCCAGCTTACCTTATCCAGTGTACCTTATCCAGCGTGCCTTATCCAGTGTACCTTATCCAGCGTGCCTTATCCAGTGTACCTTATCCAGCTTACCTTATCCAGCGTGCCTTATCCAGCTTACCTTATCCAGCGTGCCTTATCCAGCGTGCCTTATCCAGCTTACCTTATCCAGTGTACCTTATCCAGCGTACCTTATCTCTCTTAGCAGCAGCAGCTTCTCGGGGCGATCCAGTATAACAAGCAGTGGCTTCACAAGAtcctccaccactctctctgaaACATACTGAAAAACAGAGAGGCAGCGATCAGCACGGCTGTGCCTTTCATACAACtgtgtgtaataaaataaacttacaaGTCATGCAAGGGTTATCAAACCACATAGCAGAGCAGCATGAAGACACAACAACAACACATCCTAACAGAATAGATTGTTTCCCACTATTTCACATGGGACCATAAAAACAGTTCAGTGAAGAGTGAAATATGAACAACACTGTGTCTACTTTGCCTGAGCACATACGCTATGGTATAAGCTACACTGGGATCATCATCAGTGGTGGAGTCGAGCCTGAACGCACCAGAACACTGCTCCGCTACTATTTTCTACAGACAGCAGTGGTGTAACTGAGCTGGAACTCGCCGAGTCACATCACTcgcaactgtctgattcagtcagcatTCCTCTTGATGCAacgaaaagagcattaggaactacTTTAAGACGGCAGCAACAGTGCATCGACTACGACTGCGGACACAAACGCAAACGAAGCTgcagaaagacactttgtggaaatactggcagaaatgagataaatgcattacctattacatgtgttactagaagttagGTATATCAATAAAATGGGAATTTGTATAATagttcttgtttaagaaaatctatattttagggCCGATCCAGTACATTCAGATTTAGGATTACATCACTGATTAATCATTTGATCAAAACATATAAGCCACGTCCCTCTGGTGACATGGttggtggtttattttttaaaaacgaaCTTGCATATATTATTGGCTGTCGATGGGCATGCATGACTGATGCTGAATAATGCATGCCTCTAAAAGCAGAGGCAGAAATCAATTCCCCTAAAAGCTTTTATTATAATGTGATTGTTAAATTGAGATGATCGATCcgattcacaaagctttacctcATGAGTTGTAAAGACTCTTCCTGTGAATTAaataaactgttctagactgctgtTAGTTACTTTAATGCCTGCAAAGCTTCATGTAATCCATCGAAAGAGACTTCTTCTTTGAGCAATTCATTTCGTGCACGTCTCTGCACGCTTGTTCAGCATTCTGCAGGAGTGCTCTGCTTGTTCACTCACTCTCCGGCAGTGTCTTGTGATGGCTGAGACCTCATCTTCATTCAGCAGCTTTCTGGCCATGTCCTCCACCAGAGAAAGCCCCTGCTCAGCAGAGGCAACCCGACTCTCCTCCCGATGCCCTGAGACCAGCTCCTCCTGCGTGCCGGACAGCGACAATGGACCACCTCTCTCTTTATCCAACGACACAAAACAAGCCATTACATTTCATTGAGGAAAATGAGAGATGAGCTGCTGAGAACAGCTGCTTAGGTAGTTTAGTGGAGTGCACCTGGCTTCATAGGAAAGATACCTGAACATTTTACATGTCTAGTATATACTACAAGGAGTAAGAAGCAAGTCATTCACAGAAAAATAAGAATTCACCACAGAGAGTAAAAGACCACCACACACAAGTTGCAAGAAGTAAATTACCCCTTTTCAAGCATCTAATCACAAACTTTTGAACTGCATTGactgaaacaaaagcaaaaataatCAGATAAGTGAAGAGGTTGTCAAGTTCGTTAATTTTCGAAGAAACGTTTCATAACATTAAGAGCAAGTGTAAGCATAGTTATATAGTATGCAGTaacagaatgtatttaaaaatgtgcagCAATGCACTGTTGTAGGCAGACATCCCGAATCAAACAAAAGACTATTGCACGTTCACAAAGGTCTTCACTtagacacatatttttttttatattcataaaaaaggataaaaaatTTAAACAGAAAGTATACGGCATTATTGCATGTACCATGTATATGTGTCCAGTAATACTGTACACAGCCACAGGGTTAAAAGGATATGGGTCCAGTGATACTGTACACAGACACATGGTTAAAGGACGACGTTTGACCCTGCACACGGCACTGCACAGGGGTCCGGGACTTACCTCTGTCTGCCTCGGAGCGGGAGGGAGATTTGGAGTGGCTCCTCCTCTCTGCAGAGCTGTTCTGCCTCTTCTCTCTGGAGCTCGGGCTCTTCTGCTGCTTCCCAGTCCGGCCGCTTCTAAACAGCAGGCTCACAAAGGTCTTGGAGCGCTGCAGATCTGTTCCCTCCCCGGCAACCTTCCctttctgctgctgcttcttcttctgcttgTCCTCTAGGGGAGGGTGAAAGAGACAGGACCCTTATGGACATATTCTAGAATGCTGAATGCCTTTGTATCACAAGCGGAATGGCTTGCTATCACAAGCGGAATGGCTGGCTATCACAAGCGGAATGGCTGGCTATCACAAGCGGAATGGCTGGCTATCACAAGCGGAATGGCTGGGTATCACAAGCGGAATGGCTGGCTATCACAAGCGGAATGGCTGGGTATCACAAGCGGAATGGCTGGGTATCACAAGCGGAATGGCTGGCTATCACAAGCGGAATGGCTGGCTATCACAAGCGGAATGGCTGGGTACCACAAGTTGAATCCACACCTGGACTGCTCTGTTCAGTCTCAGATGTGAAGCGTGATTTACCCAGTGCTTAAGTCCCCCAGTATAAACAATAAAATGGCCTGTCTGTACAAGCATTAAAAACAGTTTTGTCAAGTGAGCAATCAGTCTTTTATACCACGTGCCACCTGCAATCTGGGCTTGACTAAGTACCTGAATCAGGGCTTCACTTCTGTTAtacattcattattttcattgcAGATTTATTGCTTTAGCATTTTCATAGCTGCAGCTGTCAGCTTTGGTTCGCTCAGTGATGTTCTACAATACCCTTTTAaacttcttgtttgttttctctgaaGGGGACAAGTTATACCCATAGAATCGGACGTAAATGGCACAAGGACAGGTGGTGTGAACTGGACTAAGGAAGAGCACACTGCATAACCAGACACCTGCAGTGGATAGTATAAAGAAGGGGAACTAACACAACATACACTAAGACATACCTCTTCAACTAAAGCTCAGTTTAAATCTCCCCTCCACACCTACGTTCAAATAATTCAGGTTGTGACACAGTCCTTGCTGAGGTCTGAGCTTCAAATCGAGATAGATGAAAAGAAGCCAGCTCTTTATCCTCACCTAGCACAGTGATGTGACTCTGAGACCTGATGGCTCAGCTCTTTATCCTCACCTAGCACAGTGATGTGACTGACCTGATGGCTCAGCTCTTTATCCTCACCTAGCACAGTGATGCGACTCTGAGACCTGATGGCTCAGCTCTTTATCCTCATCTAGCACAGTGATGTGACTCTGAGACCTGATGGTTCAGCTCTTTATCCTCACCTAGCACAGTGATGTGACTCTGAGACCTGATGGCTCAGCTCTTTATCCTCACCTAGCACAGTGATGTGACTGACCTGATGGCTCAGCTCTTTATCCTCACCTAGCACAGTGATGTGACTCTGAGACCTGATGGCTCAGCTCTTTATCCTCACCTAGCACAGTGATGTGACTGACCTGATGGCTCAGCTCTTTATCCTCACCTAGCACAGTGATGTGACTCTGAGACCTGATGGCTCAGCTCTTTATCCTCACCTAGCACAGTGATGTGACTGACCTGATGGCTCAGCTCTTTATCCTCACCTAGCACAGTGATGTGACTCTGAGACCTGATGGCTCAGCTCTTTATCCTCACCTAGCACAGTGATGTGACTGACCTGATGGCTCAGCTCTTTATCCTCACCTAGCACAGTGATGTGACTCTGAGACCTGATGGCTCAGCTCTTTATCCTCACCTAGCACAGTGATGTGACTGACCTGATGGCTCAGCTCTTTATCCTCACCTAGCACAGTGATGTGACTCTGAGACCTGATGGCTCAGCTCTTTATCCTCACCTAGCACAATGATGTGACTGACCTGATGGCTCAGCTCTTTATCCATACCTAGCACAATGATGTGACTCTGAGACCTGATGGCTCAGCTCTTTATCCTCACCTAGCACAGTGATGTGATTGACCTGATGGCTCAGCTCTTTATCCTCACCTAGCACAATGATGTGACTCTGAGACCTGATGGCTCAGCTCTTTATCCTCACCTAGCACAGTGATGTGACTGACCTGATGGCTCAGCTCTTTATCCTCACCTAGCACAGTGATGTGACTCTGAGACCTGATGGCTCAGCTCTTTATCCTCACCTAGCACAGTGATGTGACTGACCTGATGGCTCAGCTCTTTATCCTCACCTAGCACAGTGATGTGACTCTGAGACCTGATGGCTCAGCTCTTTATCCTCACCTAGCACAGTGATGTGACTGACCTGATGGCTCAGCTCTTTATCCTCACCTAGCACAGTGATGTGACTCTGAGACCTTCTGATGGTTTTCCTGGGCTTGCTGAGTGCCATGAGCACAGCGGTTTTTGGAGAGTCCAGCTGCTCATCGGCGGAGTCTCCTGTTGAGAAAGTCCTGTGCCTGGCCCGGGCCGTCTCTTTAAAGCTCTCGGTCCGGATGGCCGTGTCCTTTAGTAGGACAGTGGCCCCTAAAGTCCGACTGGTCTCTGTGGTGATGGTTTTCCCTGACCGCTGCAGGCTGTCCTGGTCAAGGGCGTTGGTGGGGGGAATCTGGAGGTCAGTCTGCATGGCCGTCTCTGTCCGCTCGGAGTAGCTGGGCCGCCGTGAGTCTTCAGTGGAGATGCAGACGTCAACCATCTCAGAGGCGTAGTGGGGGAGCATCTGGGAGATACCACTGCTGGAGCTGAGGGGGGTCCCCGAGGAgtaggaggagagggaggagttTGTGTCCGAGGCTTGAGAGGACTGCTGTAGTTGCCCGTTGCCGACTGAGAGAAACAGGTACAGAAAACAATGCAGCGAAGCAGACTGATCAACCTCACAGACATACAAATGGAAAtggataaataataaatacatacagtacagcatatCATTTGTTACATTATCGAAAACAGTATATCacatatacttcacaaaaaaataGTCTTTTTTTATTGAGATTATTGGGGAAAATGAGAAATAATACAATCCGCTAAATAGAGCATATTTTAGTAGGGAGCGACAAGAGCGATTCACACAGCAATGGCTAACAGATTGTGGCTATTTTTATTTAGACAGGCAAGGTAATCCAGATTGCAGTATATCTGGATTAAAAGCCTGAATGATTATCCCTGTTTTACTGAGTCATCCCATGCAAGAAACCGTGGAGAAACCGAGCCTGCAGAATGTGCTGGGTACCTACGTTTGTTAAGCCAGCTGTACTCAGCTACCATCTCCTTGTATGCAGGATACCTTCCCACCTCctaaaggagagagagagagagagaatatacagtagtgtatgCAGAGAAACAGAGAAGAAGGGCACAGTGGAGACCAGGAGTAACTTATTAGTGTTGCCTATATAAAGTTTAATAGATAAATGAATACTTTCCTATACaatattttccaaaaataaaatccAGAAAACATCCACAGGTTGTTCATTTACTGACTAAAAGTtcttggttttatttttgaaacaCAAAGTGCAGCTAATGTCTCTATCAGAGAGTGAAAGACTCATCCCAGTTTGGCACTGACGCCCAGGGGCAAACCCCTCAAGAGGGCATTCTGAACCTCATTAGCCTTCACTCTCCTGATTCACACAAACTGTAACCTAACTAAGCCACACTGTCACTTAGGCCAGGGGACTGTGGACTGTAGGTCAATTTCACTTTTGACGTCTGCACCAGTGGAGCAAAAACAAGACCCTACTGGAGCATCGCTCTTTCGGTTTGGAAtgtgtaacaacaaaaaaaagaaaacttcagaAAATCTCTAATGACGCTGGGGTTTTTAGCACCaggaaaaaaaaaggcatttggcTTGTTATAATCCGATCCCTGTGGCTTGTGAATAATGCACGTCCTTTAGCTAATTTTCACAGttgaaactctagctgagatgcGTAAAGTGAGTAATGCAGGAATGTCACAGCTAAATGCCAGCTGTCTGCTGCACTACGCTGCCTCACTCCTGGTTTAATAACTGCTTTGTTTAACGTGCTCCGACATCAATCAACGCACAGTACCACTTAAGCAAATCATTTGTTATGTTACTTTGACAACTAAAATGAGAAATCATAGGCCGTAGTtaacagtttttgtttgctcgAACATCGATTTCAATACTTGACGGACAGCCTTTTCCAGGGCTTACCACTGTTGTATATATCACCCGATCTTACTGTCGTTTAGTAAGTAATGGCTGGTGGATGTGGAGCTGGAGCAGCCGGCGACTCCCCCATAGATATTACCTTTTAATGCATGCTCCTAGGGCAGCCGCTGTCTTAGCTAGCACAAGACATCTCAGGTTTCTGTCTGAAATTCCCCATAACTGAAAGGATGACCCACAACACCTCAAAGATCAAGAACCAGCACTTCTGGAATTGTTTGGATGTCTGCTGCTGGAGGGGCGTGGTGTGGGTGTGGTCGAGGCAGTGCCATGCTTACCTTTATCGTCAGCATGATGTGTGTGTGGCTTTTCAGCACCTCCACTGCCTGACTATGGCTGATGTCCTCAAAACTGTATCCATTGGCTGTCAAGATCTGGTCTCCGGTTTTAATCCCATTTTGCTCAGCCAGACCTCCGGGATCCAGCCTGAAAACAAGGGAAGAACAGAAAGATGCAAATCATTCATCTTCATGCTACAAGACCAACTTCagccacaaaaacaaagtacacaataTCTATACTCCGAACCATGacatcataatgaaatgcattaaCAACAGCTGTAGAAACCTCACGATCAAtctgcattttgtatttcaaagGTTTATCACAGTAATCTGAAATGGGTCAGGTACCAACTTGTTCGATTAGTGAGAATCAGCTATATGGCATACAACCAGCGCTGGAGGTGCTTTTCAGAGTCACAGCATCTAACGCTGTATACCCTAGTTTTGGTCAGAAAAGATTTCCTGGTATTAAACTTACTTGGAGACGTATATTCCAAGTCCAAATTCCTTTCCGCCTCGGATGTTAAATCCTAAACAGCAATCATCGGACGTGGTGTAGATGTGAACGATCCTCCTCACCCCGGCTTCAGAGCTGCTCTCCGAAGGACTGCTCCTGTTTTCTTCCACAATCATCCGTCCGTTAATCAGGTCCACCCTGGAAAGACATAAACATACCTCCtgaactgtggtcatgtgacaaTCTAGAGAAGCACTGGAGAATTAAACTAGGAGCAAAGAGTGCAATGATTTTACAAGATTGCAACAGTTTTCCTGGTGGATAAAATTTGAGTGTAGTTTTTTATGTAAGCAAGGGGGGTGGTTGTCTCCAAGTACACTTGATATGTCCTCTAATTGTAGCTATTGTGTGTCAAGTGCTGTGGACTCTCCTTATTGAATGCACTATATTTTAATGTCAACTGTAGCACAACCTTTAATCCCAGGATAACATTTGGGATTTGGAATCCCACTGAACGTGAATGGCAGAGAGAGTCCACTTATCATATACTTTATAATATTATTAAAGCACCATAGAAAGAATTTCCTTGGGTCATTGTCAGATATA
The sequence above is a segment of the Acipenser ruthenus chromosome 7, fAciRut3.2 maternal haplotype, whole genome shotgun sequence genome. Coding sequences within it:
- the LOC117416270 gene encoding PDZ domain-containing protein 7-like isoform X1, giving the protein MAQSFDSPRREMTNGSHPSGQAGGANTATRYLLRKQYRLQNGQPRGIRSSSPMGRVILINSSEDGSDESDAIHTLTVDKSADGKLGFSVRGGSEHGLGIFVSKVEDASTAEQAGLCVGDKLMEVNGVNLESITMGSAVRVLTGNNRLRMVARRVGKVPGIKFSKEKTTWVDLINGRMIVEENRSSPSESSSEAGVRRIVHIYTTSDDCCLGFNIRGGKEFGLGIYVSKLDPGGLAEQNGIKTGDQILTANGYSFEDISHSQAVEVLKSHTHIMLTIKEVGRYPAYKEMVAEYSWLNKLGNGQLQQSSQASDTNSSLSSYSSGTPLSSSSGISQMLPHYASEMVDVCISTEDSRRPSYSERTETAMQTDLQIPPTNALDQDSLQRSGKTITTETSRTLGATVLLKDTAIRTESFKETARARHRTFSTGDSADEQLDSPKTAVLMALSKPRKTIRRSQSHITVLEDKQKKKQQQKGKVAGEGTDLQRSKTFVSLLFRSGRTGKQQKSPSSREKRQNSSAERRSHSKSPSRSEADRERGGPLSLSGTQEELVSGHREESRVASAEQGLSLVEDMARKLLNEDEVSAITRHCRRYVSERVVEDLVKPLLVILDRPEKLLLLREIRTIILPTDLGRFDSMVIPFELEAYDILKSRAGREVRSPALRTPQNGLAPKRHLITPIPDYRGGFHLKPLQDFENDRLLMEEMEKLKLSGLQDIKQLPSKAFTPLEDVPVDSYTTESSSSKQTAAASPMRSNWLLTESAQSTEQATTHKTDIGTVRSVHYDGVSLHSAADKSYTTSERGRSVSKKTGQTKTKKEKGEKSKDSLYTVVNNPKRSRPSLSQVFGGTGSPRGEELVNGHPASTVTGLNGTTSIPVQEYEQTSVTISKTKQSLGISISGGIESKLQPVVKIEKIFPGGAASSCEILKAGYELLSVDGTSLQNVTHQQAVNIIRRAFSNKTRDPMVFVVKVPKKTM
- the LOC117416270 gene encoding PDZ domain-containing protein 7-like isoform X2; its protein translation is MAQSFDSPRREMTNGSHPSGQAGGANTATRYLLRKQYRLQNGQPRGIRSSSPMGRVILINSSEDGSDESDAIHTLTVDKSADGKLGFSVRGGSEHGLGIFVSKVEDASTAEQAGLCVGDKLMEVNGVNLESITMGSAVRVLTGNNRLRMVARRVGKVPGIKFSKEKTTWVDLINGRMIVEENRSSPSESSSEAGVRRIVHIYTTSDDCCLGFNIRGGKEFGLGIYVSKLDPGGLAEQNGIKTGDQILTANGYSFEDISHSQAVEVLKSHTHIMLTIKEVGRYPAYKEMVAEYSWLNKLGNGQLQQSSQASDTNSSLSSYSSGTPLSSSSGISQMLPHYASEMVDVCISTEDSRRPSYSERTETAMQTDLQIPPTNALDQDSLQRSGKTITTETSRTLGATVLLKDTAIRTESFKETARARHRTFSTGDSADEQLDSPKTAVLMALSKPRKTIRRSQSHITVLEDKQKKKQQQKGKVAGEGTDLQRSKTFVSLLFRSGRTGKQQKSPSSREKRQNSSAERRSHSKSPSRSEADRERGGPLSLSGTQEELVSGHREESRVASAEQGLSLVEDMARKLLNEDEVSAITRHCRRYVSERVVEDLVKPLLVILDRPEKLLLLREIRTIILPTDLGRFDSMVIPFELEAYDILKSRAVRSPALRTPQNGLAPKRHLITPIPDYRGGFHLKPLQDFENDRLLMEEMEKLKLSGLQDIKQLPSKAFTPLEDVPVDSYTTESSSSKQTAAASPMRSNWLLTESAQSTEQATTHKTDIGTVRSVHYDGVSLHSAADKSYTTSERGRSVSKKTGQTKTKKEKGEKSKDSLYTVVNNPKRSRPSLSQVFGGTGSPRGEELVNGHPASTVTGLNGTTSIPVQEYEQTSVTISKTKQSLGISISGGIESKLQPVVKIEKIFPGGAASSCEILKAGYELLSVDGTSLQNVTHQQAVNIIRRAFSNKTRDPMVFVVKVPKKTM